ATATTTTGGTTTCTTATCAATGAAATGATCCAATAAGACTTTTACTCGAGCGAATTTTTCACGCAAAAGCGTTTTGAATCCATATTTACGGGTAACATCTTGTGCGTTGAATCCCACTGTTTGTAAATTCAAATGATTGGCGATGTATACCGCTCTTTCATTGTGAAAGGGTTGTGAGATAATGGTAAATGCGTCTTCATTGAAGATGGCTTGCATGCGATAGACCGAATCTAAGGTTCTAAAACCTGCATAATCTAAATAGATGCGATCTTTTGGTACCCCTCGTTCAATCAAGGCTTCTTCCATGTCTTTGGGTTCATTGTAATTTTCGCGACTATTATCTCCACTAACGACAATGAAATCAATTTTACCTGCATGATACAGCTCTGCAGCTGCTTCAATGCGATAGGTGAAATAGTAATTGAGTTGGCCCCCGTTTAAATACTTCGAGGTTCCCAACACCATGCCTACTTTATGATGAGGAACTTGATCAATTTCATCAAATAGCTGATCTTTTGTACTTGATGATACTTGTGCATTGGCCCACCAAATAAAAAGGAGTAGAGCGATACCCAATAGACCTATTCCCAGAATTATTCTTTTCATGCTTTGGAATTACAACGAGATTAATACCAGCGTTTTTTATTTTTTTTCGAGTTCTCGGATTTACGTGAATTAGCATTTTTCGCTTTATTTCGAAAATCCTTTTTAGGAGCTGCTTCTCCTTTTTTAGGTTCTTCTTTCCAAGGGAACGGATGATCTGTAACAATCTTAGGTTGAGTACGCGTAAATTTCACGATATCTTCCCAGTATTTTTTCTCGGATTTATCGCAAAAGGAAATGGCTAAACCTTCATTTCCAGCGCGTCCTGTTCGCCCAATACGGTGTACAAAGGTTTCTGGAATATTAGGTAAATCGTAATTGATAACAATAGGTAAGGAGTCGATATCGATTCCCCTTGCAGCGATATCTGTTGCTACTAATACTTTTGTTTCCTTTTTCTTGAAACTATCTAAAGCCTCTTGACGTAAGTTTTGCGATTTATCTCCATGAAAAGCAGCTGCATTGACTCCATTCTTTTCAAGTGATTCTACTACAGCATCAGCCCCATGTTTGGTGCGTGTAAAAACCAAAACATCACTTAACTTTTGATTGCGAATTAGGTGATACAATAGCTTTTTCTTTTCTCCTTTCTCAACGAAATAGACCTGTTGCTTCACTGTTTTTGCACTGGATGAAATAGCATCAACCGCTACATATTCAGGCTTATTTAGGAAGTTATGTGCCAATTCTCGGATTGGCAAAGGCATAGTGGCAGAAAACAATAATGTTTGTCTCGTATCTGGAGTAACCTGGATAAGTTTTTTTACATCATCAATAAATCCCATATCGAGCATTAAATCTGCTTCATCTAATACCAAGCAATGCACGTGATCTAAATTGAGGTGTTTTTGTTTGTATAAATCCAATAAACGACCAGGAGTTCCAATAATAATATCAGCTCCTTTGTTTAATTGTTCTATTTGAGGTTTGCTTGATACACCACCATAAATGGTCATTAAAGTTGCGTTGGTGTATTTAGCATATAGTGTAAAATTATCTGCGATTTGTTGCGCTAATTCTCGTGTTGGTGTTACCACTAATACACGGGCATTTTTTGTGCGTTTGGTATTGCCTAAGCGATGAAGGTAATGTAAAATAGGCATGGCAAAAGCAGCTGTTTTTCCCGTTCCTGTTTGCGCGCAACCAATAACATCCTTCTCTTGTAAAACCAAGGGAATTACTTTTTGTTGAATGGGAGTAGGAGCTTGATAGTCAAGTTCTTCAATGGCGCGTAGAATGTTTTTATTCAGTTGTAAATCTTCAAATGTCATAACCTATACTTATATTATAAGACAAAGGTACGCGTTTTGATAGCAATTAATGAAGTACCCTTCAAAAAAAGCGTGTTTTCTTGTTTTTAATTGATTGTCAATTAGGGAATTGTGAAAACGAGATTTAGCGGAGTAAGGCTTGGTGAATTTCACTAAGCGTTGCACGTGCTTTCACTGCTTTAATGGCTAAGGCCAAGACATTTTCACTTGGTGTTTGTATACTTTCAGCAAGGTTGGCTAAAGCCTTTTCTACTTCTTTAGTTTGACGAGAAGGAATCGGATCAGCAGCTACTGTCTCATCACTAGGTTTAGATTCTACGGTAGGTTGTTTCGCAAGTTGCGTTTGAATTAGCTGTGTAAGTATGGATTGTATTCCCCCTTTATTTTCAATTTCTTGAAGGGTATCCCACGTTTTTGTAGCAATATCTTGCGTTAGTTGTTCTACATAATAGCTGCCCGCCCAGGGATCAACTGTTTTACAACTTTTAATCTCTTCCATTAAAAAACGCTGCATTTGACCTGCGGTAAGCCCCGTTGATGGAGTAGGAGGTAGTTGTAAATGAAGTGCTTGTGTACCCCCAAAAATAGATGCAGTGGCTTCTACAGTTGTTGGACCTAAGGCCTCCATCGCTTCATTCGAATCCAAAGGGATTGGTCGTGTTTGTGTGCGAATAGATAAAGCAAGTGCTTGCTCATTCTTCACGTTCAAAGACTTGAGTAATTTCGCCCATAGTCCACGAGCAGCTCTCATTTTAGCTAGTGTTGTAAAATGATGTGTATCTGCAGACCAAGCATATGATAGATGCGTAGCTAAATAATCAACCGAAATAGCTGGTGTTGCAATGGCTTTAATTTGATCAACCCCATGTGCTAAACTATAGGCCAGCTCTTGATCAGCTGTCAGATTAAGCAACTGTAAGGCTTTGTTGGAAAGAGAAAGCGCATTGAATGCAGGGTGATGCTGATGCATGTACCTATTGATATCCGCAACTAGTTGATGTGCTGTTTCTAAAGTGTATAATCCGTTCGAGGTAAAAACGGGTAATACTAAATCATAGTGTACATGACCCGATAAGGATTTTTCATCAAAACCTAGTTCTTCAGCTGCTGCTAAATAACAAGCCAATAAAGGTAAAATACTTTCATCGGTATACAGTGAAACAGCTATTTCATGGAGAGGGAGTTGGTCTAGTAAGACCTTCATCTCTTCAATGGAATGGATTGTATTTTGCTGTTGGGATGGATTGGAAATAAGCATGATTTCCTTTTGTCCTTGCTGAATCTGATTGCGATAAACCTGATTGCATTTTTCTAGTGTTGGACTTTGTGGAATTTGATTGCTTTGCCACGGTTGCTGTACATACATAGTTGGAGAAATGCCTCGTACATACGGAGCAAATCCAGCAGCATAGTGAAAGTCTTCTTCTCCATCTGTTTGCTGGTTGGCAATATCCTCAATAGCTGTAGGAACAGGGGAAGCTGATTTTGTTTCGAATAGAGTAGAATCTATTTTTAAATGCTGTAAATCCTTTCTTTTCATAACGAATAATCTTAGTTGTTTTCCTCTGTTAATCGATGTTGTTCGTAGTTTTCTGCTAAGCGTTTCTCTATGATAGGGGCAATGAGTGTTTTGCGTGGTTTTTGTTTGACAAAAGGGAAAAGTTCCAATTGAGCCTGAATCTTTTCGTTGGGATTGGCTTGTAGATTGGTACCTACTAAAATTTCCTTTTGCGTCTGGAATAGCTGTTGTTCCTTTGCCGCCGCTTCCTCAATTTTGCGTTGAATTGTACCTTCGTGAAAAGAGGTGATTAAACCATCTGCTTTTTCTATCTGTTTGATAATCTCTAACGCCTTTTCAGCAATTTGCTTGGTTAATTCCTCTATATAATAAGCGCCCGCTGTAGGGTTGTCAACGGCTTGGAAATCACTGTCTTTTTTTAACGTGAGTAACTGATTTCTTGCGATTTGTTGACTGGCGTAATTTTCTTTTCGATAGAGTACATCATAAGGTAGATTTCCAACAAAATCGGCTCCTCCTAAAATCGCACTCATACATTCTGTTGTTGTGCGGAGGGCATTGATTGATGCTCCATACAACGTTTTATTTCGCTTGGTAGGTAGGCTGATAATCTTTACTACTCCTTGAGGTACTTGATATTCTTGTGCAATTAAGTCAAAAAGCAAACGCAAGGCTTTGAGTTTTGCCATTTCAAAAAAGTAATTAGAACCCATGGCAACCTCAACAAAAATAGGTTGTCCTTGCGTCCTTACTCTTGAAAGATATTCATTGAAATGATTACACGCATAAGCCACTTGTTGTACAATAGTAGCTCCAGCTTGTTGATACGCTTTGGTGTCAATGGTTAAGTTGACCGTTGCATATTGATGGGTTAGTGCGTGAACAATTGCAAAATCTTGATTGATGTTGTGAAACCAATTGCCATCTGTTACCAGTTGATAAATTGGATCAACTAAAAGATGAAGCGTATACTGGTGTTGAATGGCCCATTGTGCCACGCGTTCCATATAAACTTGATCTAAAAATGAAGCTCTCAAAAAATAGGTCACTTCTCGAGGTAAAGCATCAAATAACGGTATAACATCAAGGTCAGCTGTAGCTAAAGTAAAATAAATAACTTCGGAACCCTTTTGTAACGCAGTTTTTGCATTGCTAATGGATTTCGCTATATCCTGAATATAGATAGTATGGACAATACGCCATTGTGTGTTTTGAGTAGCGATTGGGAGCGGTTGACTTTCATCCGCAGAATAAAAAGGACGTACTTTGATGCCTTCTAAACTTTCCCAAACTAAAGTTTCATTATAATCGGCTCCATTTAGTTCGTATTGAATTTTGTTCTTCCACTGTTTAGGTGGAATACTCGTAAATTCTCCGAAAAGATGATGATTCATAGGAATTAAATGTCAGGTTTACTTCGAAGATAAGGTATCAAATTCAATGATAAAAATATCTTCATTATCTCGCTTCATATAATATTTCTCTCTAGCGTATTTTTCTGTAGCATCGCCATCTTTTAAATTCTTGATGGCTTGTTTGTCTTTGTCTATTTCATTTTGGAAATAATCTCGTCTTTCTTCTAGCTTATCAATCTCTTGATCAATTGCATGATGCTCAATTAAGGAAT
The window above is part of the Myroides odoratus DSM 2801 genome. Proteins encoded here:
- a CDS encoding SanA/YdcF family protein → MKRIILGIGLLGIALLLFIWWANAQVSSSTKDQLFDEIDQVPHHKVGMVLGTSKYLNGGQLNYYFTYRIEAAAELYHAGKIDFIVVSGDNSRENYNEPKDMEEALIERGVPKDRIYLDYAGFRTLDSVYRMQAIFNEDAFTIISQPFHNERAVYIANHLNLQTVGFNAQDVTRKYGFKTLLREKFARVKVLLDHFIDKKPKYLGPQILIGEGLKQEKVE
- a CDS encoding DEAD/DEAH box helicase translates to MTFEDLQLNKNILRAIEELDYQAPTPIQQKVIPLVLQEKDVIGCAQTGTGKTAAFAMPILHYLHRLGNTKRTKNARVLVVTPTRELAQQIADNFTLYAKYTNATLMTIYGGVSSKPQIEQLNKGADIIIGTPGRLLDLYKQKHLNLDHVHCLVLDEADLMLDMGFIDDVKKLIQVTPDTRQTLLFSATMPLPIRELAHNFLNKPEYVAVDAISSSAKTVKQQVYFVEKGEKKKLLYHLIRNQKLSDVLVFTRTKHGADAVVESLEKNGVNAAAFHGDKSQNLRQEALDSFKKKETKVLVATDIAARGIDIDSLPIVINYDLPNIPETFVHRIGRTGRAGNEGLAISFCDKSEKKYWEDIVKFTRTQPKIVTDHPFPWKEEPKKGEAAPKKDFRNKAKNANSRKSENSKKNKKRWY
- a CDS encoding methylmalonyl-CoA mutase family protein, whose amino-acid sequence is MKRKDLQHLKIDSTLFETKSASPVPTAIEDIANQQTDGEEDFHYAAGFAPYVRGISPTMYVQQPWQSNQIPQSPTLEKCNQVYRNQIQQGQKEIMLISNPSQQQNTIHSIEEMKVLLDQLPLHEIAVSLYTDESILPLLACYLAAAEELGFDEKSLSGHVHYDLVLPVFTSNGLYTLETAHQLVADINRYMHQHHPAFNALSLSNKALQLLNLTADQELAYSLAHGVDQIKAIATPAISVDYLATHLSYAWSADTHHFTTLAKMRAARGLWAKLLKSLNVKNEQALALSIRTQTRPIPLDSNEAMEALGPTTVEATASIFGGTQALHLQLPPTPSTGLTAGQMQRFLMEEIKSCKTVDPWAGSYYVEQLTQDIATKTWDTLQEIENKGGIQSILTQLIQTQLAKQPTVESKPSDETVAADPIPSRQTKEVEKALANLAESIQTPSENVLALAIKAVKARATLSEIHQALLR
- a CDS encoding methylmalonyl-CoA mutase family protein — its product is MNHHLFGEFTSIPPKQWKNKIQYELNGADYNETLVWESLEGIKVRPFYSADESQPLPIATQNTQWRIVHTIYIQDIAKSISNAKTALQKGSEVIYFTLATADLDVIPLFDALPREVTYFLRASFLDQVYMERVAQWAIQHQYTLHLLVDPIYQLVTDGNWFHNINQDFAIVHALTHQYATVNLTIDTKAYQQAGATIVQQVAYACNHFNEYLSRVRTQGQPIFVEVAMGSNYFFEMAKLKALRLLFDLIAQEYQVPQGVVKIISLPTKRNKTLYGASINALRTTTECMSAILGGADFVGNLPYDVLYRKENYASQQIARNQLLTLKKDSDFQAVDNPTAGAYYIEELTKQIAEKALEIIKQIEKADGLITSFHEGTIQRKIEEAAAKEQQLFQTQKEILVGTNLQANPNEKIQAQLELFPFVKQKPRKTLIAPIIEKRLAENYEQHRLTEENN
- a CDS encoding FtsB family cell division protein; translation: MDSKSMLRKLRYIRIVKNPFFLITIGFFVWIIFFDSYSLIEHHAIDQEIDKLEERRDYFQNEIDKDKQAIKNLKDGDATEKYAREKYYMKRDNEDIFIIEFDTLSSK